A region of Takifugu rubripes chromosome 6, fTakRub1.2, whole genome shotgun sequence DNA encodes the following proteins:
- the septin5b gene encoding septin 5b, translating into MTTNNRYRSRALRSDDAEEKDYVGFATLPNQVHRKSVKKGFDFTLMVAGESGLGKSTLVNSLFLTDLHKDRKLLNAEERISQTVEITKHTVDIEEKGVKLKLTIVDTPGFGDAVDNSECWRPVTDYIEQQFEQYFRDESGLNRKNIQDNRVHCCLYFIPPFGHGLRPVDVEFMRALQDKVNVVPLIAKADCLTPTEMKKLKERVKEDIDKYGIKIYQFPDCDSDEEEELKRQDRELKDSVPFAVIGSNTVVEARGQRVRGRLYPWGIVEVENPSHCDFVKLRTILIRTHMHDLKDITGDCHYENYRAQCIQTMASKMNADQRVESPIPLLQISTPDAETEKLIKMKDDELKRMQQMLQKMQQQMHEQDL; encoded by the exons ATGACGACAAACAACAGGTATAGGAGCCGAGCTCTCCGTTCAG ATGATGCAGAG GAGAAAGATTATGTTGGCTTCGCAACACTGCCCAACCAAGTTCACAGGAAGTCAGTGAAGAAAGGATTTGACTTCACCCTCATGGTGGCAG GTGAATCAGGTCTGGGTAAATCCACGCTGGTCAACAGCCTGTTCCTCACCGATCTGCACAAAGACAGAAAGCTGCTCAACGCAGAAG AGCGAATCAGTCAGACGGTGGAGATCACCAAGCACACGGTGGACATCGAGGAGAAGGGcgtgaagctgaagctgaccATCGTGGACACCCCTGGGTTCGGAGACGCTGTCGACAACAGCGAGTG CTGGAGGCCGGTCACAGACTACATCGAGCAGCAGTTTGAGCAGTACTTCAGGGATGAGAGCGGCCTCAACaggaagaacatccaggacaacAGGGTGCACTGCTGCCTCTACTTCATCCCTCCGTTTGGACACGG GCTTCGTCCAGTGGATGTGGAGTTCATGAGGGCCCTGCAGGACAAAGTTAACGTGGTTCCTCTCATCGCCAAGGCCGACTGTCTCACTCCCACCGAGATGAAGAAGCTCAAAGAGAGG GTGAAGGAAGATATTGATAAATATGGAATAAAGATATATCAGTTCCCCGACTGTGactctgatgaagaggaggagctgaaacgGCAGGACAGAGAACTGAAG GACAGCGTCCCCTTCGCTGTGATTGGCAGCAACACTGTGGTGGAAGCACGAGGTCAGCGGGTCAGAGGGAGGCTCTACCCGTGGGGCATCGTGGAAG TGGAAAACCCGTCCCACTGCGACTTCGTGAAGCTCAGGACCATCCTGATAAGAACCCACATGCACGACCTAAAGGACATCACGGGCGACTGCCACTATGAGAACTACAGAGCCCAGTGCATCCAGACCATGgccag TAAGATGAACGCAGACCAGAGGGTGGAAAGCCCCATCCCACTGCTGCAGATCTCCACGCCGGACGCAGAGACGGAGAAACTCATCAAGATGAAAGATGATGAa ctgaagaggatgcagcagatgctccagaagatgcagcagcagatgcacgAACAGGACctgtga